One part of the Humulus lupulus chromosome 9, drHumLupu1.1, whole genome shotgun sequence genome encodes these proteins:
- the LOC133799825 gene encoding uncharacterized protein LOC133799825, whose protein sequence is MDFLEYNLMADVSWYWRKLVHLRSFLPRGTLEAAVSGRKLQLYMLLLQQNKVRFANVVWCSFSILKHRFVLWQSILGHLLTRDNLTIRQIPLDSPLCPVCEIDLESHAHLFFDYLYSQQVLIKVADWLGMAIWPSKFCDWIAWMDGRPKGLTQRVLAAVLAATVYFIWLNRNNCVFNFAVISSNRILYLIKTSLKVRLLSFTRQKLGILGKNFLDSMDQL, encoded by the coding sequence ATGGATTTTTTGGAGTACAACCTTATGGCTGATgtgagctggtattggaggaagttgGTGCATCTGAGATCCTTTTTGCCTAGAGGTACCTTGGAGGCTGCGGTTTCAGGTAGGAAACTTCAGCTGTATATGTTGTTGCTTCAGCAGAATAAAGTGAGGTTTGCCAATGTGGTTTGGTGCAGCTTCTCTATTCTGAAACACAGATTTGTTCTATGGCAATCTATCCTTGGTCACCTTCTGACCCGAGACAATCTTACTATTCGACAGATCCCTCTTGATTCTCCCTTGTGCCCAGTTTGTGAGATAGATTTGGAATCTCATGCTCATCTATTTTTTGACTACTTGTACTCTCAGCAGGTTTTGATTAAGGTTGCTGATTGGTTGGGAATGGCTATTTGGCCTTCCAAATTCTGTGATTGGATTGCTTGGATGGATGGGCGGCCTAAAGGTCTTACTCAACGAGTCTTGGCTGCTGTCCTTGCTGCTACTGTATATTTCATTTGGCTGAATCGTAACAATTGTGTTTTTAATTTCGCAGTTATTTCTAGTAATAGGATTCTCTATCTGATTAAGACTAGTTTAAAGGTTAGATTGCTGAGTTTTACTAGGCAGAAACTTGGAATTCTTGGGAAGaactttcttgattctatggatCAACTGTAA
- the LOC133800674 gene encoding protein RGF1 INDUCIBLE TRANSCRIPTION FACTOR 1 yields MVREVYGSGAGMDTNMKPAWLEGLMAETFFGGCGVHENRRKNEKNVFCLHCCLSICPHCLPSHRSHPLLQVRRYVYHDVVRLGDLEKLIDCSFIQPYTINGAKVIFLNQRPQSRSCKGTANICFTCDRILQEPFHFCSLSCKVDFMVNQGDDLTTILYRFDESDFTISQFEGLRMDGSEVTDDENGPILEDHHPLHSSGSREASSNSAISREPAAAATTDSVKKKKKKGSGFLPGIVLSLSSRRKGAPHRAPLS; encoded by the exons atggtaAGAGAAGTATATGGTTCAGGAGCAGGTATGGATACGAATATGAAGCCTGCATGGCTAGAGGGTCTGATGGCTGAGACATTCTTTGGTGGTTGTGGGGTCCACGAGAATCGCAGGAAGAACGAGAAGAACGTTTTTTGCTTGCACTGTTGCCTTAGTATTTGCCCCCACTGTCTTCCTTCTCACCGCTCTCACCCCCTTCTCcag GTCAGGCGTTATGTTTACCACGACGTTGTTCGATTGGGGGATCTAGAAAAGCTCATCGACTGTTCTTTCATTCAG CCTTATACCATTAACGGTGCCAAAGTGATTTTCTTGAATCAAAGGCCACAGTCTAGGAGTTGCAAAGGAACTGCTAACATTTGCTTCACTTGTGATCGAATTCTCCAAGAGCCATTTCACTTCTGCTCTCTCTCATGCAAG GTTGATTTTATGGTGAATCAAGGGGACGATTTGACAACAATTCTCTACCGTTTTGATGAGTCCGATTTCACAATTTCTCAATTCGAGGGATTGAGGATGGATGGTTCTGAGGTCACTGACGATGAAAATGGTCCAATTTTGGAAGATCATCACCCATTGCACTCATCCGGCTCCCGTGAGGCTTCTAGCAACTCGGCTATTTCACGGGAACCGGCCGCCGCAGCCACCACCGATtctgtgaagaagaagaagaagaaaggcaGTGGCTTTCTTCCTGGAATTGTTCTTTCCCTTAGCAGCAGGAGAAAGGGTGCTCCTCATAGGGCTCCCCTTTCCTAG